A portion of the Cherax quadricarinatus isolate ZL_2023a chromosome 21, ASM3850222v1, whole genome shotgun sequence genome contains these proteins:
- the LOC128689161 gene encoding uncharacterized protein, giving the protein MLLRQLWLAGLIGLFAASLTTAQENATVSGDTSEGAAEPVEEKPKLTGNPQIDYIHDPNLPHELLGYDLSTYPFYKRLPKDLLDPKFNFTCDNRHDGFYASIPHKCQVYHNCLFGVRYDFLCANYTVFDQKNFICHYVSEVDCENSEKHYDRNDELYETTTTTTSTTPAPQIIYVDRPRPRPLGGQGRIRNNRPNRPNRPRPFSGKRRTTTTTTPSPDYDYYDYYDNYDQYYDYYNDETTTTTTTTTKRPPRRRRPNRPRQGGQQGGEERFGGGFNQRNRKRPRFPENEEFSDPRSSRLQQGNAPREQFFDDAPVDEFLQDAATGQRNRPNRPGPKSGPRRKKPSTTTSTTTTTEASPDYYDYYDYGDEGASPTTTTTTTAAPDRRARPSFTPSRSSGSRVRPNTGVTTTEFPGDDYTERGFRPTGRINSNRQPAVINRRLSQADQTQDNVPEASTLQERQRPQPAGPVFPRRRNPTVPEADIIAEEEPLAAELEPLASELEPLEDTATEATRVRARVRVRPTRQGREASLAGGAIDQSPAHSDY; this is encoded by the exons GATTGTTTGCGGCGTCTCTAACAACTGCTCAGGAAAACGCCACAGTCTCTGGGGATACGTCGGAGGGGGCAGCGGAACCCGTGGAGGAGAAACCCAAGCTGACGGGGAACCCTCAGATCGACTACATTCACGACCCCAACCTGCCCCACGAGCTCCTGGGCTACGACCTCAGCACCTACCCCTTCTACAAGAGGCTACCCAAGGATCTGCTCGACCCCAAGTTTAACTTCACCTGCGACAACCGCCATGATGGTTTCTACGCATCTATCCCTCACAAGTGTCAG GTGTACCACAACTGCCTCTTCGGTGTACGCTACGACTTCCTGTGCGCCAACTACACCGTCTTCGACCAAaagaacttcatctgccactacGTGAGCGAGGTGGACTGCGAGAACTCAGAGAAACACTACGACAG AAATGACGAGCTGTATGAGACGACAACCACTACGACCTCGACGACCCCTGCTCCTCAGATCATCTACGTAGACAGGCCTCGGCCACGCCCACTCGGAGGTCAAGGGAGGATTCGCAATAACCGTCCTAACCGTCCCAACCGTCCGCGTCCCTTCAGCGGCAAGCGtcgcaccaccactacaaccacaccctCCCCGGACTACGACTATTATGATTACTATGATAACTATGACCAGTACTATGATTATTACAATGATGAGACTACGactacaactacgactactacGAAGAGACCACCGCGTCGTCGTCGTCCCAACAGACCAAGGCAAGGTGGTCAGCAAGGTGGCGAAGAGAGGTTTGGAGGTGGATTCAACCAGAGGAACCGCAAGAGGCCCAGGTTCCCTGAAAACGAAGAATTTAGTGACCCCCGATCCTCACGTCTACAGCAGGGTAACGCCCCTAGAGAGCAGTTCTTCGACGATGCTCCAGTGGATGAATTCCTTCAGGATGCAGCAACAGGCCAAAGAAATCGCCCTAATAGACCCGGCCCTAAGTCAGGCCCAAGGAGAAAGAAGCCTTcaactactaccagcactaccaccactactgaggCGTCTCCAGATTACTATGATTATTATGACTATGGTGATGAAGGGGCATCACCGACGACTACGACGACTACTACCGCTGCCCCAGATCGTCGTGCACGCCCATCTTTCACCCCAAGTAGGTCTAGCGGCTCAAGGGTACGCCCAAACACTGGTGTTACGACTACAGAGTTTCCTGGAGACGACTACACAGAACGTGGCTTTAGACCCACTGGCCGTATTAACTCTAACAGACAGCCAGCCGTCATTAACCGCCGCTTGTCTCAGGCAGACCAGACCCAAGACAACGTCCCTGAGGCGTCCACTTTACAGGAGCGTCAGCGCCCCCAGCCCGCGGGACCAGTCTTCCCTAGACGGAGAAACCCAACAGTACCAGAAGCGGATATCATAGCGGAGGAAGAACCTTTAGCAGCTGAGTTAGAACCTTTAGCATCCGAGTTAGAACCTTTGGAAGACACTGCCACAGAAGCCACCAGGGTGAGAGCAAGGGTGAGGGTGCGTCCCACCAGGCAGGGACGTGAGGCATCCCTTGCAGGAGGTGCGATAGACCAGTCTCCAGCCCACAGCGATTATTAA